The Arvicola amphibius chromosome 11, mArvAmp1.2, whole genome shotgun sequence genome has a segment encoding these proteins:
- the Adhfe1 gene encoding hydroxyacid-oxoacid transhydrogenase, mitochondrial encodes MAAAARARVTHLLRLLQGTACQCPTHSHTYSQAPGLSPSGKTTDYAFEMAVSNIRYGAGVTKEVGMDLQNMGAKKVCLMTDRNLAQLPPVQTVLDSLVRSNISFQVYDGVRVEPTDGSFMDAIEFAKKGAFDAYVAVGGGSTMDTCKAANLYASSPRSEFLDYVNAPIGKGKPVTVPLKPLIAVPTTSGTGSETTGVAIFDYEHLKVKLGIASRAIKPTLGLVDPLHTLHMPCQVVANSGFDVLCHALESYTAIPYNMRSPCPSNPIQRPAYQGSNPISDIWAVHALRIVAKYLKRAVRNPEDLEARSSMHLASAFAGIGFGNAGVHLCHGMSYPISGLVKTYKAKEYNVDHPLVPHGLSVVLTSPAVFTFTAQMFPERHLETAEILGADIRTARTQDAGPVLADTLRQFLFDLNVEDGLSALGYSKDDIPSLVKGTLPQERVTKLAPRAQSEEDLSALFEASMKLY; translated from the exons ATGGCTGCAGCTGCGCGCGCTCGGGTCACGCACCTGCTGAGGCTCCTGCAAGGCACAGC aTGCCAGTGCCCAACACATTCTCACACTTACTCCCAAG CCCCCGGACTCTCGCCTTCTGGAAAAACAACAGACTATGCGTTTGAG atggCTGTTTCAAATATTAGATACGGGGCAGGAGTCACAAAGGAAGTAGGCATG GATCTACAGAATATGGGCGCCAAGAAGGTCTGCTTGATGACAGACAGGAACCTCGCCCAGCTCCCTCCTGTCCAAACAGTTCTGGACTCCCTGGTGAGGAGTAACATCAGCTTCCAGGTCTATGATGGCGTGAGGGTGGAGCCCACAGACGGAAG CTTCATGGATGCGATTGAGTTTGCCAAAAAGGGAGCCTTTGATGCGTATGTGGCTGTAGGCGGGGGCTCCACCATGGACACCTGTAAGGCCGCTAACCTGTACGCGTCCAGCCCCCGCTCTGAGTTCCTCGATTACGTCAATGCCCCCATTGGGAAGGGGAAACCCGTGACCGTGCCTCTGAAACCGCTGATCGCAG TTCCAACTACCTCAGGAACTGGCAGTGAGACAACAGGGGTCGCCATCTTTGACTATGAACATTTGAAAGTAAAACTGG GCATTGCTTCACGAGCCATTAAGCCCACGCTGGGACTAGTTGACCCTCTGCACACCCTGCACATGCCCTGCCAGGTGGTGGCCAACAGTGGCTTTGATGTCCTTTG CCATGCTCTGGAGTCCTACACGGCCATTCCCTACAACATGCGGAGCCCCTGCCCTTCCAACCCCATCCAACGGCCAGCCTACCAGGGCAGCAACCCAATCAGTGATATTTGGGCGGTCCATGCACTGCGGATTGTTGCCAAGTATCTGAAGAG GGCTGTCAGAAACCCCGAGGATCTGGAAGCGAGGTCTAGTATGCACTTGGCAAGCGCATTCGCTGGCATCGGCTTTGGCAACGCCGGTGTTCATTTGTG ccaTGGCATGTCTTACCCAATTTCAGGTTTAGTGAAGACATATAAAGCCAAGGAATACAATGTGGATCACCCTCTGGtg ccccacggCCTCTCTGTGGTGCTCACATCTCCAGCAGTGTTCACCTTCACAGCCCAGATGTTTCCAGAGCGGCATCTGGAGACGGCAGAAATACTAG GAGCCGACATCCGCACTGCCAGGACCCAAGACGCCGGGCCTGTGTTGGCAGATACCCTCCGACAATTCCTGTTTGACCTAAATGTTGAGGATGGTCTCAGTGCCCTTGGCTACTCCAAGGATGACATCCCTTCCCTGGTGAAAGGGACCCTGCCCCAG
- the Rrs1 gene encoding ribosome biogenesis regulatory protein homolog — protein sequence MESQNVEELLAKAEREEAEKLQRITVHKDLELEFDLGNLLASDRNPPTVLRQAGPSPEAELRALARDNTQLLINQLWQLPTERVEEAVVARLPEPLTRLPREKPLPRPRPLTRWQQFARLKGIRPKKKTNLVWDEVSGQWRRRWGYKRARDDTKEWLIEVPGGADPMEDQFAKRIQAKKERVAKNELNRLRNLARAHKMQMPSSAGLHPTGHQSKEELGRAMQVAKVSTASVGRFQERLPKEKAPRGTGKKRKFQPLFGDFAAEKKSQLELLRVMNSKKPQLDVTRATNKQMREEDQEEAAKRRKMGQKGRRKGGRQGPSGKRNGGPPGQGEKRKGGMGGRKPSRPPAFGGKKKGALHQGGKRKK from the coding sequence ATGGAGAGCCAGAACGTGGAGGAGCTGCTGGCTAAGGCGGAGCGGGAGGAGGCGGAGAAGCTGCAGCGCATCACGGTGCACAaggacctggagctggagttcgaCCTGGGCAACCTGCTGGCTTCGGACCGCAACCCCCCGACGGTGCTGCGCCAGGCTGGGCCCTCGCCGGAGGCCGAGCTGCGGGCCCTGGCGCGGGACAACACGCAGCTGCTCATCAACCAGCTGTGGCAGCTGCCGACCGAGCGCGTGGAGGAGGCGGTGGTCGCGCGCTTGCCCGAGCCGCTCACACGCCTGCCCCGCGAGAAGCCGCTGCCCCGGCCGCGGCCGCTCACCCGCTGGCAGCAGTTCGCCCGCCTGAAGGGCATCCGTCCAAAGAAGAAGACCAACCTCGTGTGGGACGAGGTCAGTGGCCAGTGGCGCCGCCGCTGGGGCTATAAGCGCGCCCGGGACGACACCAAGGAATGGCTGATCGAGGTGCCTGGCGGCGCCGACCCCATGGAAGACCAGTTTGCCAAGCGGATTCAGGCCAAGAAGGAACGCGTGGCGAAGAACGAGCTGAACCGGCTGCGGAACCTGGCCCGAGCGCACAAGATGCAGATGCCCAGCTCAGCCGGCCTGCACCCGACGGGACACCAGAGCAAGGAGGAGCTGGGCCGCGCCATGCAAGTGGCCAAGGTCTCCACCGCTTCGGTGGGGCGCTTCCAGGAGCGCCTCCCCAAGGAGAAGGCTCCCCGGGGCACCGGCAAGAAGAGGAAGTTTCAGCCCCTCTTTGGGGACTTTGCAGCCGAGAAAAAGAGCCAGTTGGAGCTCCTCCGAGTCATGAACAGCAAGAAGCCTCAGCTGGACGTGACCAGGGCCACCAACAAGCAGATGAGGGAAGAGGACCAAGAAGAGGCTGCCAAGAGGAGGAAAATGGGCCAGAAGGGCAGGAGAAAGGGGGGCCGGCAGGGACCCTCGGGCAAGAGAAACGGCGGACCGCCGGgccagggagagaagaggaaaggcggCATGGGAGGCCGGAAGCCTTCCAGACCTCCTGCTTTTGGTGGCAAGAAGAAAGGAGCGCTGCATCaaggtgggaagaggaagaagtag